Proteins encoded within one genomic window of Empedobacter falsenii:
- a CDS encoding T9SS type A sorting domain-containing protein: MKKSLIFSALSLTIMSLSVNAQTLTKSWDFSAWDNESTGYSETKIIDNLGLFAGASVTNMGVVESNNATFPDAWKGSKRLKLNGGSYESTETSFISPSKRYLFFSVTEPVKIKVWFKSGSSSGTRTLYITDGKEVISKIDVNGSDNITTDYIEYKGGAGTIYLGGDQALNIYKIEVYDGKLGTTSTLSTKNVSTKNSVKVISSNGKIFISNLKNTNTKINVYTYSGNLIKSLNTTQDINFDLNNGNYIVNIQSDDEVTSTKVIVKK, encoded by the coding sequence ATGAAGAAATCTTTAATCTTTTCTGCATTATCTTTAACGATAATGTCACTTAGTGTTAATGCTCAAACATTAACTAAATCCTGGGATTTTAGTGCATGGGATAATGAATCAACTGGTTATTCTGAAACTAAAATTATTGATAACCTAGGTCTATTTGCTGGCGCAAGTGTAACAAATATGGGAGTTGTTGAAAGTAATAATGCTACATTTCCAGACGCATGGAAAGGAAGTAAGCGATTAAAATTAAATGGAGGAAGCTACGAAAGTACTGAAACTTCTTTTATCTCACCATCAAAAAGATATTTATTCTTTTCTGTTACAGAACCTGTTAAAATAAAGGTTTGGTTTAAATCTGGAAGCTCTTCAGGTACAAGAACATTATATATAACTGATGGAAAGGAAGTTATCAGTAAAATAGATGTAAATGGAAGTGATAATATTACAACCGATTACATTGAATATAAAGGAGGTGCAGGAACTATTTATTTAGGAGGTGATCAAGCTTTAAACATTTATAAAATAGAAGTTTATGACGGAAAATTAGGAACAACCTCTACTCTATCTACAAAAAACGTATCTACAAAAAATTCTGTAAAAGTTATAAGTTCTAATGGAAAGATTTTTATTTCCAACTTAAAAAACACGAATACTAAAATTAATGTCTATACTTATTCAGGAAATTTAATTAAATCTTTAAATACTACTCAAGATATTAATTTTGATTTAAATAATGGAAATTATATAGTTAATATTCAATCTGATGATGAAGTTACCTCAACAAAGGTTATTGTAAAAAAATAA
- a CDS encoding DUF1810 family protein, which translates to MKIGDLLKQKDPHDKFNLKRFHDAQSFVYDEILMEVHAGKKQTNWIVFMFPQLVGLGSSDSSLEFSISSKEEARAFVKDEELWGNYLEVLSVLLMQHIGVIPQLIFGKNDAMKLKSSLTLFNFIVPKEKIIKDVLKFFYADQVDKKTLSILKQMNK; encoded by the coding sequence ATGAAAATAGGAGATTTACTGAAACAAAAAGATCCTCACGATAAATTTAATTTGAAACGATTTCACGATGCGCAAAGTTTTGTGTATGATGAAATCTTAATGGAAGTTCATGCAGGAAAAAAACAAACGAATTGGATTGTTTTTATGTTTCCTCAATTAGTTGGATTAGGCTCGAGTGATTCGTCATTAGAATTTTCGATTTCTTCAAAAGAAGAGGCGAGAGCTTTTGTGAAAGATGAAGAACTTTGGGGAAATTATTTAGAAGTTTTATCTGTATTATTAATGCAACATATAGGCGTAATTCCGCAATTAATTTTCGGAAAAAATGATGCAATGAAACTGAAATCAAGTTTGACATTATTCAACTTTATAGTTCCGAAAGAAAAAATTATCAAAGATGTTTTGAAGTTTTTTTATGCAGATCAAGTCGATAAAAAAACATTAAGTATATTGAAACAAATGAATAAATAA